One segment of Carya illinoinensis cultivar Pawnee chromosome 1, C.illinoinensisPawnee_v1, whole genome shotgun sequence DNA contains the following:
- the LOC122277043 gene encoding uncharacterized protein LOC122277043 encodes MEADGQSSRRRGNSQRRKFIRRDHVQGHERLFRDYFAENPVYPSNLFRRRFRMSRPLFLRILNEVESYDPYFVQRRDNAGRLGLSCMQKITAALRMLAYGVTGDFMDEYIRIGKSTAMESLKKFSETLVNNEDSQECWEALIACIGSGKIVPQLGNTIPSSCGNKKKNFVKVQESARKDVERAFGVLQQRFAIIRGPSRMFKVKELTNIMKTCVILHNMIIEDERDDSECLNIEYDQLDDNLPELSRNHTTELTDFIQRHHDIRDSSAHHQLQEDLIEHQWLLHSQH; translated from the exons ATGGAGGCGGATGGTCAGTCATCGAGGCGACGTGGCAATAGCCAACGTCGTAAGTTTATTCGACGTGATCATGTTCAGGGACACGAGCGTCTATTTCGTGATTACTTTGCTGAAAATCcagtatatccctcgaatctatttcgaagGAGATTTCGGATGAGTCGTCCCCTATTTCTTCGTATTCTAAATGAAGTAGAGTCTTACGACCCGTACTTCgtccagagaagagataatgccggCCGACTCGGTTTATCTTGTATGCAAAAAATCACCGCAGCACTTAGAATGCTGGCGTATGgggttactggagattttatggatgaatacatacgtattggtAAAAGCACCGCAATGGAGAGCCTAAAAAAATTTTCTGAGACA TTGGTGAACAACGAGGATTCCCAGGAATGCTGggaagcattgattgcatgcattggaagtggaaaaattgtcCCGCAGCTTGGAAAT acgattccaTCATCATGtggaaataagaagaaaaattttgtgaaagtacAAGAATCTGCAAGGAAAGATGTCGAGCGTGCATTCGGGgtacttcaacaacgatttgctatcattcgtGGACCTTCCCGAATGTTTAAAGTGAAGGAACTAACGAATATAATGAAAACatgtgttattctacataatatgatAATTGAAGACGAGCGTGATGATAGTGAGTGTTTGAACATTGaatatgatcaacttgatgataatCTCCCCGAATTGTCGCGCAATCATACAACTGAGCTTACAGACTTCATCCAGCGTCATCATGATATTAGAGACAGCTCGGCACATCATCAGCTtcaagaagatctaattgaacatcaatggcTTTTACATTCACAACATTAG
- the LOC122302230 gene encoding uncharacterized protein LOC122302230, translating into MSPSPTPTRCSGATVDSVFYLEADHVMENEVIEPDLPIGRKAEKGKRKAQGQHAEENFQLRKMKYTLLEESRAQEKEFFRLKAEKMAYDKETEARKLRQEDERLRLEAEKVELAKKESDQRIMMMDVSVMPELQRQFFQQLQREVMARRSQSDDLD; encoded by the coding sequence ATGTCCCCATCCCCGACCCCAACTCGATGTTCTGGAGCTACAGTTGATTCAGTTTTTTATCTCGAGGCGGATCATGTGATGGAGAATGAAGTTATCGAGCCCGACCTACCAATTGGaaggaaagctgagaaaggaaaacgaaaggccCAAGGCCAGCATGCAGAGGAGAACTTCCAACTCaggaagatgaagtatactctgttggaggagtcacgcgctcaggagaaagagttttttCGTCTTAAAGCCGAGAAGATGGCGTATGACAAGGAGACGGAGGCCAGAAAATTACGTCAAGAGGACGAACGGCTGCGGTTGGAGGCTGAGAAAGTGGAGCTCGCGAAGAAGGAATCAgatcagcgcattatgatgatggatgtgagtGTCATGCCAGAATTGCAGCGGCAGTTTTTCCAGCAACTCCAGAGGGAGGTCATGGCGAGACGCAGTCAGTCCGACGATTTGGAttga